The following proteins come from a genomic window of bacterium:
- a CDS encoding porin family protein translates to MKKLLIVVVCIVFLTAMDSFAEPSKEHTFDLGIEISHITYDEPGVMEEEGMMYGLHGSYTYRANKHMLRAEARFSYGQVDYENSGTLDNIDDYIIEVRQLGGYVFGFSKATTIIP, encoded by the coding sequence ATGAAGAAGTTGTTAATAGTAGTAGTGTGTATTGTATTTTTGACAGCAATGGATAGTTTTGCGGAACCATCAAAGGAGCATACATTCGATTTGGGGATTGAGATATCGCATATTACTTATGATGAGCCAGGAGTGATGGAAGAAGAAGGTATGATGTATGGGCTTCATGGTTCTTATACTTATCGTGCTAATAAACATATGTTGCGGGCAGAAGCTAGATTTAGTTACGGACAGGTAGATTATGAAAATTCAGGGACATTGGATAATATAGATGATTATATTATTGAAGTTAGACAGCTAGGAGGATATGTTTTTGGTTTTTCAAAAGCAACTACTATTATACCCTAG